Proteins co-encoded in one Alphaproteobacteria bacterium genomic window:
- a CDS encoding HAD hydrolase-like protein, which yields MAEDFWQNLVRGAQQLMDELSGKSHAMASQRTIPVRAILSDFDDVIGDNESIIHRSYDQLRTELAGKIDLPDYSVARNYKHHPKQFLDHELEDFSHREKTIVYTMGRHIYESIPMQLVDGAAETLATYHANRKPWAVVSNNHMTHKRWHETGLDKLYPHVPVFDNAHKPSEKSLAKALIKLGQPAGSDVIMVDENWKGLYAAAKLGLTPVYIGETPHLVLPIVEQECKLNNIPVPNIQIVRNQTELQQLVVNGINVAPHVAHQHR from the coding sequence ATGGCCGAAGACTTCTGGCAGAATCTGGTGAGAGGCGCACAACAGCTTATGGATGAGCTGTCGGGAAAATCGCACGCCATGGCCAGCCAGCGCACTATTCCTGTTCGCGCAATTCTCAGCGATTTTGATGATGTGATTGGCGATAACGAATCCATCATCCATCGTTCCTACGACCAGTTACGCACCGAACTTGCGGGTAAAATCGACTTGCCCGATTACTCGGTAGCCAGAAACTATAAGCACCACCCCAAACAATTTCTCGACCATGAATTGGAAGACTTTAGCCACCGCGAAAAAACCATTGTCTATACGATGGGGCGCCACATTTATGAAAGCATCCCTATGCAATTAGTTGATGGGGCTGCAGAAACCTTGGCTACCTATCACGCCAACAGAAAGCCATGGGCAGTGGTTAGCAATAATCATATGACACATAAGCGTTGGCACGAGACTGGATTAGACAAACTCTACCCGCACGTTCCCGTCTTTGATAACGCCCATAAACCCTCCGAGAAATCACTGGCTAAAGCACTGATAAAATTGGGGCAGCCAGCAGGTTCAGATGTCATCATGGTCGATGAAAATTGGAAAGGCCTCTACGCCGCAGCGAAGCTGGGTCTAACCCCTGTATATATTGGGGAAACACCACATTTGGTACTGCCTATTGTTGAACAAGAATGTAAACTTAACAACATCCCCGTCCCCAATATTCAGATTGTGCGCAACCAAACTGAGCTGCAACAGCTTGTAGTAAATGGTATAAATGTCGCACCTCATGTTGCGCATCAGCACCGCTAA
- a CDS encoding prepilin-type N-terminal cleavage/methylation domain-containing protein: protein MRGFSLVELSIVLVILGLLTGGILAGRSLIRAAELRSMPTEVHKYNAAMMAFRDKYFALPGDMRNAVRFWGAQAGGAADGTDAACQALDFSSPATTQATCNGNGDGMIGWLESWRAWQQLANAGLIEGTYTGVPGLLADTTWGTPGLNIPRSKVDPNGGYTYTWQGSVAVGNPSLFAGNYGNMLRYGGQNGVDQAGYLLAQEAWNIDTKMDDGKPSTGNMRGPKNASRPNCVSTDVETTAEYQLTTTIKQCNLFFISGF, encoded by the coding sequence ATGCGTGGTTTCTCACTTGTTGAGCTCTCAATAGTTCTTGTCATCCTTGGTCTGCTTACGGGTGGTATCTTAGCGGGACGGTCGCTCATCCGCGCAGCTGAGCTCCGCTCAATGCCAACAGAAGTCCACAAATACAATGCGGCTATGATGGCCTTTCGTGATAAGTATTTCGCACTGCCAGGTGATATGCGTAATGCCGTAAGGTTCTGGGGTGCGCAGGCAGGCGGCGCCGCAGATGGCACAGATGCGGCATGCCAAGCTTTGGATTTCTCAAGCCCCGCTACAACCCAAGCGACCTGCAATGGCAACGGTGATGGTATGATCGGATGGCTGGAATCTTGGCGCGCATGGCAACAATTGGCAAATGCAGGACTGATCGAAGGAACCTACACGGGCGTTCCAGGCCTGTTGGCCGACACCACTTGGGGAACGCCCGGACTGAATATACCACGCTCGAAAGTCGACCCGAATGGTGGTTATACCTATACATGGCAGGGCTCGGTAGCGGTTGGTAATCCAAGCCTATTCGCAGGTAATTATGGCAATATGCTGCGTTACGGTGGACAAAATGGTGTGGATCAGGCCGGCTACTTGCTGGCGCAGGAGGCATGGAACATCGACACGAAGATGGATGATGGCAAGCCTTCAACAGGCAATATGCGTGGCCCTAAGAACGCATCACGTCCGAACTGTGTGTCAACCGATGTTGAAACTACTGCGGAATATCAACTTACTACCACGATTAAGCAGTGTAACCTGTTCTTTATTTCTGGTTTCTAG
- a CDS encoding response regulator encodes MVEMVAQRGLQFSSANPTGLDINSFIEKSPIAAVHLDPQGYIVEANTAFLKLFQHTIPLNRPSKLLDLIDSDDRPKFTEALEKTFRDHAELPPLSLTIRLSNGATVVAYTYISLMQPEDKQKPVLFLHMVDQTEQKNLELRFAHSQKMQAVGQLAGGVAHDFNNLLTAMIGFCDLLLMRHPAGDPSFADIMQVKQNANRAANLVRQLLAFSRRQTLQPKMLDMTDVLAELSNLIRRLIGENITMNMQHGRDLGLVKADQGQLEQVIINLAVNARDAMKDGGSLSIRTSAITIKAGEPMDRKLIPPTDDEVIIPGDYVLVEVEDTGTGIPQEIIKNIFEPFFSTKEVGSGTGLGLATCYGIIKQTGGYIYVKSTPGAGTNFHLFLKRFMPDTAVEKHTEVAEEKTTGDLTGKATIMLVEDETPVRIFAARALRNKGYEVLEADSGENAIEVFNDHVGPIDLIISDVVMPGMNGPKMIQHLENNHTERMKAIKVVFISGYAEDAFIDTFGPDRSFNFLPKPFTLKQLASKVKEVLDGNAASA; translated from the coding sequence ATGGTTGAAATGGTCGCGCAGAGAGGCTTGCAATTCAGCTCCGCCAATCCTACGGGATTGGACATTAACAGCTTCATTGAAAAATCCCCTATCGCGGCAGTACATCTTGACCCGCAAGGCTATATTGTTGAGGCCAACACTGCATTCTTGAAGCTATTCCAGCACACCATTCCACTGAACCGCCCCAGCAAACTACTCGATTTAATCGACAGTGACGACAGGCCAAAATTTACTGAAGCGTTAGAAAAAACCTTCCGCGACCATGCGGAATTGCCGCCATTATCGCTCACCATTCGCTTGAGTAACGGCGCAACGGTTGTTGCCTACACCTATATCAGTCTTATGCAACCTGAGGACAAGCAAAAGCCCGTTCTCTTCTTGCACATGGTCGATCAAACGGAGCAGAAGAACCTCGAATTACGTTTTGCCCACTCGCAAAAGATGCAGGCCGTCGGCCAACTTGCAGGCGGCGTTGCGCACGACTTCAATAACCTACTCACTGCGATGATTGGCTTCTGCGATCTGCTGCTTATGCGCCACCCTGCGGGTGACCCCAGCTTCGCCGATATTATGCAGGTGAAGCAGAACGCCAACCGCGCCGCAAACTTGGTGCGCCAACTTCTTGCCTTCTCACGCCGCCAAACATTGCAGCCCAAAATGCTCGACATGACCGACGTGTTGGCAGAATTGAGCAACCTTATTCGCCGTTTGATCGGTGAGAATATTACTATGAATATGCAGCATGGTCGTGACTTGGGCCTCGTGAAGGCCGACCAAGGGCAGCTTGAGCAAGTCATCATCAACCTTGCCGTTAATGCGCGCGACGCGATGAAGGACGGCGGCAGCCTCTCCATTCGCACTTCGGCTATCACTATCAAAGCGGGTGAGCCGATGGACCGCAAACTCATTCCCCCCACCGATGATGAGGTGATTATCCCAGGCGATTACGTGCTCGTCGAAGTAGAGGATACAGGAACTGGTATCCCGCAAGAGATTATCAAAAACATCTTCGAACCTTTCTTCTCCACCAAGGAAGTAGGTAGTGGCACAGGCCTCGGCCTTGCGACCTGTTATGGTATCATCAAGCAAACAGGCGGCTATATTTACGTGAAAAGCACACCAGGCGCTGGCACGAATTTCCATTTGTTCCTGAAACGCTTCATGCCTGACACGGCGGTCGAGAAACACACCGAAGTCGCTGAAGAAAAAACCACGGGTGACTTAACAGGCAAAGCAACCATTATGCTGGTGGAAGACGAAACACCGGTGCGCATTTTCGCAGCACGCGCCCTACGTAACAAAGGTTATGAAGTGCTCGAAGCAGATAGCGGTGAGAACGCCATCGAGGTGTTCAACGACCACGTAGGCCCCATTGACTTGATCATCTCCGACGTGGTGATGCCTGGCATGAATGGCCCGAAAATGATTCAGCACCTTGAAAACAACCATACGGAGCGTATGAAGGCGATCAAGGTTGTCTTTATATCAGGTTACGCCGAGGACGCCTTTATCGACACATTCGGCCCAGATCGTAGCTTTAATTTCCTCCCCAAACCCTTTACCCTCAAGCAGTTAGCCAGCAAAGTCAAAGAGGTGCTTGATGGTAATGCAGCCTCCGCATAA
- a CDS encoding PAS domain-containing protein: protein MILIALENKPPKLPFMRFSDEDFNTPSLIEFMPRERGKQIWRIIIAFAVVTTIIILINFSPKTMGGNGITSLITILAAASLCFYVVLRKQQSLDLVMMTEFQNMLFAQAAALGSNFCMFVKRDGTIEYANEGVKNLLPHYSHGEAHALEALLNMSNVNKTDIDRLMGAIISGQRDRLIFPIVTNDNKVHEYILTVEPLTRPAGYTVVRGREYRDHRAGSVVMPEVLRSTSAEKVDHLLTHSGIPHYIVNEYGKFEYVNPVFEQALGYRAGEVIDSRLSFYHVIYQLKGQPVTEDFKLGDMLEHATLQQKSGALIPAAIKQTAIRDENGKVIGATGSIVLGNG from the coding sequence ATGATTTTGATTGCCTTAGAAAATAAGCCCCCTAAACTGCCCTTCATGCGCTTTTCGGACGAAGATTTTAACACACCCAGCCTAATCGAGTTCATGCCGCGCGAGCGCGGAAAACAAATTTGGCGCATTATCATCGCCTTCGCGGTAGTTACCACCATCATCATACTCATCAATTTTTCGCCCAAAACAATGGGTGGCAACGGCATCACCAGCTTAATCACGATTTTGGCGGCTGCATCACTGTGCTTCTATGTAGTGCTACGCAAGCAACAAAGCCTCGACCTTGTCATGATGACGGAATTCCAAAACATGCTGTTTGCGCAAGCAGCCGCGCTTGGCTCAAACTTCTGTATGTTTGTGAAGCGCGACGGCACTATTGAATACGCGAATGAAGGTGTAAAAAACCTGCTACCGCATTATTCGCACGGCGAAGCGCACGCACTGGAAGCACTGCTCAATATGTCCAACGTCAATAAAACGGATATTGATCGCCTCATGGGCGCGATCATCAGTGGTCAGCGCGACCGCCTGATTTTCCCAATCGTAACGAATGACAATAAAGTGCACGAATACATCCTGACCGTGGAACCCCTCACCCGCCCTGCGGGTTATACGGTGGTGCGTGGTCGTGAGTACCGTGATCATCGCGCTGGCTCCGTCGTGATGCCAGAAGTGCTACGCTCCACATCTGCCGAGAAGGTGGACCATCTGCTTACCCATAGCGGTATTCCGCACTACATCGTCAATGAGTATGGAAAATTTGAATATGTAAACCCAGTGTTCGAGCAAGCACTTGGCTACCGCGCAGGCGAAGTGATCGACAGCCGCTTGAGCTTTTATCACGTGATTTACCAGCTTAAAGGCCAGCCTGTTACCGAAGACTTCAAACTCGGCGATATGCTGGAGCACGCAACCTTGCAGCAAAAAAGTGGCGCACTCATACCTGCCGCTATCAAGCAAACCGCTATCCGCGACGAAAATGGCAAAGTCATCGGCGCAACGGGAAGTATTGTACTAGGCAATGGTTGA
- the flhB gene encoding flagellar biosynthesis protein FlhB, producing the protein MAEESQDESSKTEEPTQRKLDEARKKGQIPASREVNHLFMLLAFTFVVVGLGPSLLEQAGSILAPFITQPDMLEVSGLAFEDQMKELMTNVAILLVLPMFLFILAAFAPSVVQNKFVVSTEHIKPKFEKISPMAGLKRLLGMRAIIEFIKNLLKISIVGIACVLAILPFTDHFAVLLNSGLKEALHFARMLVLRMLITVTCIIFLLAIVDFIYQRFMMLKQMRMTKQEVKDEYKQQEGDPHVKAKVKQLRRDRARKRMMANVPKADVIITNPTHYAIALEYDPATMKAPKLTAKGVDLVAKRIREAAEKHKVPIIRNPPLARILYDTTDIDEEVPYEHYQAVAKIIGYVYKLKGKQPKKRDDKSANPFQNVKMKKK; encoded by the coding sequence ATGGCTGAAGAAAGTCAGGATGAATCCTCTAAAACCGAAGAACCCACGCAACGGAAACTCGACGAAGCCCGCAAGAAAGGTCAAATCCCTGCCTCGCGTGAGGTGAACCACCTCTTCATGCTTCTAGCATTTACTTTTGTGGTGGTTGGGCTTGGCCCCTCATTGTTAGAGCAAGCAGGCAGCATTCTTGCCCCGTTCATTACGCAGCCCGACATGCTAGAGGTAAGCGGCCTAGCATTCGAAGATCAAATGAAAGAGCTGATGACCAATGTCGCCATTCTACTCGTATTGCCGATGTTCCTATTCATTCTCGCTGCGTTTGCGCCCAGCGTTGTGCAGAACAAATTCGTTGTCAGCACCGAACACATCAAACCCAAGTTTGAAAAGATCTCGCCCATGGCAGGCCTTAAGCGGTTGCTTGGCATGCGCGCCATCATCGAATTTATCAAGAACCTGCTTAAAATATCGATAGTGGGCATTGCCTGCGTCTTGGCAATTCTTCCTTTCACTGACCATTTTGCTGTGCTTCTAAATTCTGGCTTAAAAGAAGCTTTGCATTTTGCGCGCATGTTGGTGCTACGCATGCTCATTACCGTAACCTGCATCATCTTCTTGTTGGCGATTGTCGATTTTATCTATCAGCGCTTCATGATGCTCAAACAAATGCGCATGACCAAGCAAGAAGTGAAAGACGAATATAAACAGCAAGAAGGCGACCCGCACGTGAAGGCTAAGGTGAAACAACTTCGCCGCGATCGCGCCCGTAAACGCATGATGGCCAATGTGCCAAAGGCAGATGTTATCATCACCAACCCAACCCACTATGCAATTGCATTGGAATATGACCCAGCCACCATGAAAGCACCCAAGCTAACGGCCAAAGGCGTTGATCTGGTCGCCAAGCGTATTCGTGAAGCTGCTGAAAAACATAAAGTGCCGATTATCCGCAACCCGCCCTTGGCGCGGATTTTATACGACACCACCGATATCGACGAAGAAGTACCCTATGAGCATTATCAAGCGGTCGCGAAAATCATCGGCTACGTCTACAAACTCAAGGGCAAACAACCCAAAAAGCGTGATGATAAATCCGCAAATCCCTTTCAGAACGTGAAGATGAAGAAGAAGTAA